A window of the Cryptococcus depauperatus CBS 7841 chromosome 5, complete sequence genome harbors these coding sequences:
- a CDS encoding thymidylate synthase, giving the protein MTISSNPVGEQERPKTDHEEYQYLDLISRIISTGEVRPDRTGTGTLALFAPPALRFSLSNDALPLLTTKRVFLRGVVAELLWFISGCTDAKVLQDQDIHIWDGNGSKDFLDKVGLGHRREGDLGPVYGFQWRHFGAEYTDADGDYSGKGVDQLQDVIDKIKNNPTDRRIILSAWNPKDLPLMALPPCHMFCQFFVTLSPVEDPDAKRKLSCLMYQRSCDLGLGVPFNIASYALLTHMIAFITNTEPHELILQMGDAHVYRDHVEPLKTQLEREPRAFPKLKWARSRDEIGDIDGFKVEDFIVEGYRPHGKIDMKMSA; this is encoded by the exons ATGACTATCTCAAGTAACCCCGTCGGTGAACAGGAGAGGCCCAAGACAGATCACG AGGAATATCAATACCTCGACTTGATCTCACGCATTATTTCTACCGGCGAAGTTCGCCCAGACCGTACGGGTACCGGCACTCTCGCTCTATTTGCTCCTCCCGCTCTGCGTTTTTCGCTTAGCAATGATGCCCTTCCATTACTCACTACCAAACGTGTCTTTTTACGAGGCGTGGTTGCTGAATTACTCTGGTTCATCTCGGGGTGCACTGATGCTAAAGTGCTGCAAGACCAGGATATACATATATGGGATGGGAACGGAAGCAAAGATTTTTTGGATAAAGTTGGATTGGGTCACAGGAGAGAAGGTGATCTGGGGCCTGTTTATGGGTTCCAGTGGAGACATTTTGGAGCAGAGTATACTGATGCGGATGGAGATTACTCGGGCAAGGGTGTGGATCAGCTGCAAGATGTGATtgacaagatcaaaaaCAACCCTACAGATAGGCGAATTATTTTGTCTGCTTGGAATCCCAAAG ACCTTCCTCTTATGGCTCTCCCACCATGTCACATGTTTTGCCAGTTTTTTGTCACTCTTTCTCCCGTTGAGGATCCAGATGCAAAGCGCAAGCTTTCTTGTTTGATGTACCAACGTTCATGTGACCTTGGTCTTGGAGTCCCTTTCAACATTGCTTCTTACGCCTTACTTACTCACATGATTGCCTTCATTACAAATACTGAACCTCACGAATTAATCCTGCAAATGGGAGACGCGCATGTCTATAGAGACCACGTAGAACCGCTCAAGACACAGTTGGAGAGAGAGCCTAGAGCCTTTCCAAAGCTCAAATGGGCCCGAAGCAGGGATGAGATTGGTGATATTGATGGTTTCAAGGTAGAGGATTTTATTGTGGAGGGCTACAGACCTCACGGAAAGATTGACATGAAGATGTCG GCTTGA